From Mustela erminea isolate mMusErm1 chromosome 1, mMusErm1.Pri, whole genome shotgun sequence, a single genomic window includes:
- the ZBTB38 gene encoding zinc finger and BTB domain-containing protein 38 gives MTVMSLSRDLKDDLHSDTVLSILNEQRIRGILCDVTIIVEDTKFKAHSNVLAASSLYFKNIFWSHTICISSHVLELDDLKAEVFTEILNYIYSSTVVVKRQETVTDLAAAGKKLGISFLEDLTDRNFSNSPGPYVFCITEKGVIKEEKNDKRHEEPAITNGPRITNAFSIIETENSNNMFSPLDLRASFKKVSDSMRTTSLCLERTDVCHEAEPVRTLAEHSYAVSSVAEAYRNQPVREHDSSSPGKTGKENCEALAAKPKTCRKPKTVSVPQDCDPAADNMPPPPVTSLEVRQERSPQPAAILPCSKSPSNEGDARFSKEDENKSSELPGPPAAEVPPLVYNCSCCSKSFESSALLSAHMQLHKPTQEPLVCKDCNKQFSTLNRLDRHEQICMRSSHMPIPGGNQRFLENYPTIGQNGSSFTGPEPLLSENRIGEFSSTGSTLPETDHMVKFVNGQMLYSCVVCKRSYVTLSSLRRHANVHSWRRTYPCHYCNKVFALAEYRTRHEIWHTGERRYQCIFCLETFMTYYILKNHQKSFHAIDHRLSISKKTANGGLKPSVYPYKLYRLLPMKCKRAPYKSYRNSSYESARENSQMNESASGPYVIQNPHGSELPTLNFQDRVNTLTNSPAIPLETSVRQEVPTSANVQNTEGTKWGEESLKVDLDSNFYSAEVSVSSAENAGSSDAPAGDVPVPSLSNSSENAASVISYGGSAPSVIVHSSQFSSVIMHSNAVAAMPSSNPRVPSEPPVSQSLKDDGKPEPDKVSRTVSRPKSIKEKKKTVPGNKAEVAEESKYGADPGGSVSKTANTKETSKIETYIAKPALPGTSTNSNVAPLCQITVKIGNEAIVKRHILGSKLFYKRGRRPKYQMEEEALPPESDPETNRDSPLGLCQSECMEMNEMFDDASDQDSTDKPWRPYYNYKPKKKSRQLRKMRKVNWKKEHENRSPSAKCRYPAELDCAVGKAPPEKAFEEEETKEMPKLQCELCDGDKASGAGNQGRPHRHLTARPYACEFCAKQFQSPSTLKMHMRCHTGEKPYQCKTCGRCFSVQGNLQKHERIHLGVKEFICQYCNKAFTLNETLKIHERIHTGEKRYRCQFCFQSFLYLSTKRNHEQRHIWEHDGKGYACFQCPKICKTAAALGMHQKKHLFKSPSQREKMEGDMCQENSDPLENPHVHDSEDSDQKDNVQTIVENVL, from the coding sequence ATGACAGTCATGTCCCTTTCCAGGGACCTCAAGGACGACTTGCACAGTGACACAGTGCTCTCCATCTTAAATGAGCAGCGCATTCGGGGCATTTTATGTGATGTCACTATTATTGTGGAAGACACCAAATTTAAAGCCCACAGCAATGTCCTAGCTGCTTCAAGCCTGtacttcaaaaatatcttttggaGCCATACAATCTGTATTTCCAGCCATGTCCTGGAACTGGATGATCTCAAAGCTGAAGTGTTTACTGAAATCCTTAATTATATCTACAGCTCCACGGTTGTTGTCAAGAGACAGGAAACAGTCACCGATCTTGCAGCTGCAGGAAAAAAGCTGGGAATATCCTTCCTGGAAGATCTTACTGATCGCAACTTCTCAAATTCCCCTGGTCCCTATGTATTCTGCATTACTGAAAAGGGagtgattaaagaagaaaaaaatgacaagaggcATGAAGAGCCCGCCATCACCAATGGGCCGAGGATCACCAATGCATTTTCCATCATCGAGACAGAAAATAGTAATAACATGTTTTCTCCACTGGACTTGCGGGCAAGTTTCAAAAAGGTCTCTGACTCCATGAGAACCACAAGCCTCTGCCTGGAGAGGACCGACGTGTGTCATGAGGCAGAGCCTGTCCGCACCCTCGCAGAGCACTCGTATGCCGTTTCTTCCGTGGCCGAGGCCTACAGAAATCAACCTGTCCGTGAACATGACAGCAGTTCCCCTGGTAAGACAGGTAAAGAGAATTGTGAAGCTCTTGCAGCAAAACCGAAAACGTGCCGAAAGCCAAAGACCGTCTCCGTACCCCAGGACTGTGACCCAGCTGCAGACAACATGCCACCCCCTCCAGTAACCAGCTTAGAGGTTCGTCAGGAGAGAAGTCCACAGCCGGCTGCCATCCTGCCTTGTTCAAAATCTCCCAGCAACGAAGGAGATGCCCGTTTTTCcaaggaagatgaaaataaatcctCGGAGCTTCCTGGGCCGCCCGCAGCGGAGGTCCCCCCTCTTGTGTACAACTGTAGCTGTTGTTCCAAATCCTTTGAGAGTAGTGCCCTGCTCAGTGCCCACATGCAGCTTCACAAGCCAACCCAGGAGCCGCTGGTGTGCAAGGACTGCAACAAGCAGTTCAGCACTCTGAACAGGCTCGACCGGCATGAGCAGATTTGTATGCGCTCCAGCCACATGCCGATTCCTGGAGGAAACCAGCGCTTTCTGGAAAACTACCCCACCATTGGACAGAATGGAAGTTCATTCACCGGACCAGAACCTCTGTTGTCTGAAAACAGGATCGGCGAATTTTCCAGTACCGGCAGCACCTTGCCAGAGACAGACCACATGGTTAAATTTGTGAATGGGCAGATGCTCTACAGCTGTGTTGTGTGCAAACGGAGTTATGTGACGTTGTCCAGCCTCCGAAGGCATGCAAACGTTCACTCGTGGAGAAGAACCTATCCCTGCCATTACTGCAACAAAGTGTTTGCGTTGGCCGAGTACAGGACAAGACATGAAATTTGGCACACAGGAGAAAGGCGCTATCAGTGCATTTTCTGCCTCGAAACTTTCATGACCTACTATATTCTGAAGAATCACCAGAAGTCTTTCCATGCCATAGATCATAGACTTTCCATCAGTAAAAAAACAGCCAATGGAGGCCTGAAGCCTAGTGTCTATCCATATAAACTTTACAGGCTACTGCCCATGAAATGCAAGAGGGCTCCTTACAAAAGCTACCGAAATTCTTCCTATGAAAGTGCCCGAGAAAACAGTCAGATGAATGAGTCTGCCTCTGGCCCCTATGTTATTCAGAATCCACATGGCTCTGAGTTACCGACGCTGAATTTCCAGGACCGCGTCAACACCCTGACCAACAGTCCAGCCATCCCCTTGGAAACGTCTGTACGTCAGGAGGTGCCCACCTCTGCCAATGTACAGAACACAGAGGGGACCAAATGGGGAGAGGAATCGCTGAAAGTTGACCTCGATAGTAACTTTTATTCTGCCGAGGTGTCCGTCTCTTCTGCTGAGAATGCTGGCAGCTCTGACGCCCCGGCCGGGGACGTACCTGTCCCATCTTTGAGTAACAGCAGCGAGAACGCAGCCTCTGTGATCAGCTACGGTGGCTCAGCACCCTCGGTCATCGTGCACAGTAGCCAGTTCTCATCAGTGATAATGCACAGCAACGCTGTGGCCGCCATGCCCAGCAGCAACCCCCGTGTCCCCTCTGAGCCGCCTGTCAGCCAGTCCCTGAAAGACGACGGCAAACCTGAGCCCGACAAAGTGAGCAGAACGGTCAGCCGACCGAAGAGcatcaaggagaaaaagaagactgTGCCTGGTAACAAGGCAGAAGTAGCAGAGGAGTCCAAGTATGGGGCCGATCCTGGAGGGTCCGTGAGCAAAACTGCAAATACGAAGGAAACCAGTAAAATCGAAACCTACATTGCCAAGCCCGCTCTGCCCGGAACCTCCACAAACAGCAATGTCGCGCCCCTTTGCCAGATCACAGTGAAGATCGGAAACGAGGCCATCGTGAAAAGGCACATCCTCGGATCCAAGCTGTTCtacaaaagaggaagaagaccCAAGTACCAGATGGAGGAGGAGGCGTTGCCGCCAGAGAGTGACCCAGAAACCAACAGAGACAGCCCCCTCGGGCTCTGCCAGTCCGAGTGTATGGAGATGAATGAGATGTTTGACGACGCCAGTGACCAGGATTCCACTGACAAGCCCTGGCGTCCTTACTACAACTACAAACCCAAGAAGAAATCCAGACAGCTGAGGAAGATGAGGAAGGTCAACTGGAAGAAAGAACACGAAAACAGGAGCCCAAGTGCTAAGTGCAGATACCCGGCAGAACTGGACTGTGCCGTGGGGAAGGCTCCTCCAGAGAAGGCCTTTGAGGAAGAAGAAACCAAGGAGATGCCCAAGTTGCAGTGTGAGCTCTGTGATGGGGACAAAGCCTCAGGGGCCGGGAACCAAGGGAGGCCCCACCGGCACCTCACTGCTCGGCCTTACGCCTGTGAGTTCTGCGCCAAGCAGTTCCAGAGCCCATCCACCCTCAAGATGCACATGAGGTGTCACACCGGAGAGAAGCCGTACCAGTGCAAGACGTGCGGGCGGTGCTTCTCAGTGCAGGGCAACTTGCAGAAACATGAACGCATCCACCTGGGTGTGAAGGAGTTCATCTGTCAGTACTGCAACAAGGCATTCACGCTCAACGAGACCCTCAAGATCCACGAAAGGATCCACACAGGTGAGAAGCGCTACCGCTGTCAGTTCTGCTTCCAGAGCTTTTTGTACCTTTCCACAAAAAGGAATCATGAGCAGAGGCACATTTGGGAGCATGATGGGAAGGGCTATGCCTGCTTCCAGTGCCCCAAAATTTGCAAAACAGCTGCTGCCCTTGGAATGCACCAGAAGAAACACTTGTTCAAAAGTCCAAGTCAGCGGGAGAAAATGGAAGGTGACATGTGTCAGGAGAACTCAGATCCCCTGGAGAACCCACATGTCCATGACTCAGAAGACAGTGACCAAAAGGATAACGTACAAACCATTGTTGAAAATGTCCTTTGA